The Henckelia pumila isolate YLH828 chromosome 2, ASM3356847v2, whole genome shotgun sequence genome includes a window with the following:
- the LOC140883591 gene encoding uncharacterized protein isoform X3 — translation MKIPHSFIIFNTLPPPRLSAASQSQPLKLADSLQAETLKILEWPSVCKQLSAFTSTPMGLHAANSADIPLGKNPFESKRLLAQTSAAVALSGPLDFSGVQDVSAVIDASVAGEMLSIGELCSVGRTLRSARSLLEQLEEISSRFDSPNRLSPLLEILQNCDFLIELEQKIGFCINCDFSVILDQASEELEIIRSERKRNMENLGSMMRRIATQIFQSGGNDRPLVTTRRSRMCVAIKTKHRHLLPKGVVLDSSSSGATYFMEPREAVELNNLEVRLSNSEKMEEQAILSLLSAEISQSSRKIKFLLDRVLELDLVFARASHAGWMSGVCPNFSSDSCEDSKHYSLSVDLEGVQHPLLLESSLKKSLPSSGQDTFAENSDIVSGALSFPVPIDIKIKPGKKVVVISGPNTGGKTASMKTLGLASIMSKAGMYLPAQNNPLLPWFDLVLADIGDHQSLEQSLSTFSGHISRICKILEVASEKTLVLLDEIGSGTDPSEGVALSASILQYLKGRVNLAVVTTHYADLTRLKEKDARFENAAMEFSLESLQPTYRILWGSMGESNALSIAKTIGFDEKIILGAQSWIKKLKPEKMQKRNSLLFQSLTEERNTLETQAKKASSLHSDIMKLYNEILEEADDLDQREAALKAKETQQIRKELKIVKTRIDSVVQQFENDLTTTTPDQSNSLLKKSESSIASIIQAYQISENFPADRTSFHIPEIGEQVRVKGLGIKLATVVEAPANDDTVLVQYGKIRARANLGSISALKDADGALSSTPRSKRQVRIKSVIYGLYETYSPVVQTSKNTLDLRGMRAEEAKLNVDMALNASGVNSVLFIIHGMGTGVLKELVLELLRNHPRVAKFEQENPMNYGCTVAYIK, via the exons ATGAAAATCCCCCACAGCTTCATCATCTTCAACACACTCCCTCCGCCGCGTCTCTCCGCCGCCTCCCAGTCTCAGCCACTCAAACTCGCTGACTCCCTTCAAGCCGAGACCCTCAAAATACTCGAATGGCCTTCCGTTTGCAAGCAGCTCTCCGCGTTCACGTCCACTCCCATGGGCCTCCATGCGGCCAATTCCGCCGACATACCTTTAGGAAAAAATCCATTCGAAAGCAAGCGTCTTCTGGCCCAGACCTCTGCGGCGGTGGCACTCTCCGGGCCGTTGGATTTTTCTGGAGTGCAAGATGTGTCGGCAGTCATCGATGCATCGGTTGCCGGTGAAATGCTCTCTATCGGCGAGCTTTGTTCTGTGGGCAGGACATTAAGATCGGCGAGGTCGTTGCTCGAACAGTTGGAGGAGATTTCGTCCAGATTTGATTCCCCTAATAG GTTATCTCCATTGCTTGAAATTCTTCAAAATTGTGATTTTCTTATTGAACTGGAGCAGAAGATAGGATTTTGTATAAATTGCGACTTTTCAGTAATCCTTGACCAAGCCAGTGAAGAATTAGAAATCATTAGGTCTGAAAGGAAAAGGAACATGGAGAATCTAGGATCAATGATGAGGCGTATCGCAACTCAAATATTTCAGTCTGGTGGAAATGATAGACCGCTGGTGACTACTCGTAGGTCAAGAATGTGTGTTGCTATCAAAACCAAGCACAGACATTTGCTGCCTAAAGGGGTAGTTTTGGACTCAAGCAGTTCTGGAGCAACTTACTTTATGGAACCCAGGGAAGCGGTTGAATTGAATAATCTCGAGGTGAGGCTATCAAATTCTGAGAAGATGGAGGAGCAAGCCATATTGAGCTTGCTTAGCGCTGAAATTTCTCAATCAAGTAGAAAGATAAAGTTTTTGTTAGATAGAGTATTGGAATTAGATCTTGTTTTTGCTAGAGCTTCTCATGCTGGATGGATGAGTGGggtctgtccaaatttcagttcAGACAGTTGCGAAGATTCCAAGCATTATTCGCTATCAGTAGATTTGGAAGGTGTACAACATCCTTTGCTGCTCGAGTCGTCATTGAAAAAATCTTTACCCTCTTCAGGACAGGACACTTTCGCAGAAAACTCTGACATAGTTTCTGGTGCATTGAGTTTTCCGGTGCCTATtgatataaaaatcaaacctGGAAAAAAGGTGGTGGTTATCTCGGGACCGAATACCGGTGGTAAAACAGCTTCTATGAAAACTCTGGGGTTGGCTTCGATAATGTCAAAAGCTGGAATGTACCTTCCTGCTCAAAACAATCCTTTGCTACCTTGGTTTGATCTTGTTCTGGCAGATATTGGTGATCATCAG TCTCTAGAACAAAGCCTTTCGACCTTCAGTGGGCACATATCACGGATTTGTAAAATTTTGGAAGTGGCTTCTGAAAAAACTCTAGTCCTTCTCGATGAAATTGGAAGTGGAACTGATCCTTCTGAGGGTGTGGCTCTTTCAGCCAGCATACTGCAATATCTCAAGGGTCGAGTTAATTTAGCTGTCGTGACAACCCACTATGCAGATTTAACTCGTTTAAAAGAGAAGGATGCTCGTTTTGAGAATGCAGCAATGGAATTTTCTTTGGAATCTCTGCAGCCTACCTATCGCATTCTGTGGGGAAGCATGGGTGAATCAAATGCCTTAAGTATTGCAAAAACAATAGGCTTTGATGAGAAAATCATTTTGGGGGCACAATCATGGATAAAGAAGTTAAAACCTGAAAAGATGCAGAAACGAAATAGTTTGCTTTTTCAGTCATTGACAGAAGAAAGAAATACACTAGAAACGCAGGCTAAAAAAGCATCTTCTCTTCATTCAGACATCATGAAACTTTACAATGAG ATTCTTGAAGAAGCAGATGATCTTGACCAGCGTGAAGCAGCTCTCAAAGCCAAGGAAACTCAACAGATTCGAAAGGAACTGAAAATCGTGAAGACAAGGATTGATAGTGTAGTACAACAATTTGAAAACGACTTGACAACTACAACTCCTGATCAATCCAATTCACTTTTGAAGAAATCAGAATCCTCCATAGCATCCATTATTCAAGCttatcaaatttctgaaaacttTCCTGCTGATAGAACAAGTTTCCATATCCCAGAAATTGGAGAGCAAGTCCGTGTAAAGGGTTTAGGAATCAAGTTGGCTACCGTTGTTGAAGCACCAGCTAATGATGACACGGTTCTTGTACAATATGGAAAAATCAGAGCCCGTGCAAACTTGGGCAGTATAAGTGCTCTTAAAGATGCTGATGGGGCACTGTCTTCAACTCCACGCTCAAAAAGACAGGTTCGGATAAAAAGTGTAATATATGGTCTATAC GAAACATATAGCCCTGTCGTGCAGACATCGAAGAATACCTTGGACTTACGTGGCATGCGAGCTGAGGAAGCTAAGCTCAATGTTGACATGGCCCTCAATGCTAGCGGTGTTAATTCCGTTCTCTTCATCATACATGGAATGGGCACAGGAGttttgaaggagcttgtgcttGAACTACTACGAAACCACCCCCGAGTTGCCAAATTTGAACAGGAAAATCCCATGAATTATGGGTGTACAGTTGCATACATCAAGTAA
- the LOC140883591 gene encoding uncharacterized protein isoform X2, with protein MKIPHSFIIFNTLPPPRLSAASQSQPLKLADSLQAETLKILEWPSVCKQLSAFTSTPMGLHAANSADIPLGKNPFESKRLLAQTSAAVALSGPLDFSGVQDVSAVIDASVAGEMLSIGELCSVGRTLRSARSLLEQLEEISSRFDSPNRLSPLLEILQNCDFLIELEQKIGFCINCDFSVILDQASEELEIIRSERKRNMENLGSMMRRIATQIFQSGGNDRPLVTTRRSRMCVAIKTKHRHLLPKGVVLDSSSSGATYFMEPREAVELNNLEVRLSNSEKMEEQAILSLLSAEISQSSRKIKFLLDRVLELDLVFARASHAGWMSGVCPNFSSDSCEDSKHYSLSVDLEGVQHPLLLESSLKKSLPSSGQDTFAENSDIVSGALSFPVPIDIKIKPGKKVVVISGPNTGGKTASMKTLGLASIMSKAGMYLPAQNNPLLPWFDLVLADIGDHQILEEADDLDQREAALKAKETQQIRKELKIVKTRIDSVVQQFENDLTTTTPDQSNSLLKKSESSIASIIQAYQISENFPADRTSFHIPEIGEQVRVKGLGIKLATVVEAPANDDTVLVQYGKIRARANLGSISALKDADGALSSTPRSKRQGQQKRRLRSLSLLSENIKVEETYSPVVQTSKNTLDLRGMRAEEAKLNVDMALNASGVNSVLFIIHGMGTGVLKELVLELLRNHPRVAKFEQENPMNYGCTVAYIK; from the exons ATGAAAATCCCCCACAGCTTCATCATCTTCAACACACTCCCTCCGCCGCGTCTCTCCGCCGCCTCCCAGTCTCAGCCACTCAAACTCGCTGACTCCCTTCAAGCCGAGACCCTCAAAATACTCGAATGGCCTTCCGTTTGCAAGCAGCTCTCCGCGTTCACGTCCACTCCCATGGGCCTCCATGCGGCCAATTCCGCCGACATACCTTTAGGAAAAAATCCATTCGAAAGCAAGCGTCTTCTGGCCCAGACCTCTGCGGCGGTGGCACTCTCCGGGCCGTTGGATTTTTCTGGAGTGCAAGATGTGTCGGCAGTCATCGATGCATCGGTTGCCGGTGAAATGCTCTCTATCGGCGAGCTTTGTTCTGTGGGCAGGACATTAAGATCGGCGAGGTCGTTGCTCGAACAGTTGGAGGAGATTTCGTCCAGATTTGATTCCCCTAATAG GTTATCTCCATTGCTTGAAATTCTTCAAAATTGTGATTTTCTTATTGAACTGGAGCAGAAGATAGGATTTTGTATAAATTGCGACTTTTCAGTAATCCTTGACCAAGCCAGTGAAGAATTAGAAATCATTAGGTCTGAAAGGAAAAGGAACATGGAGAATCTAGGATCAATGATGAGGCGTATCGCAACTCAAATATTTCAGTCTGGTGGAAATGATAGACCGCTGGTGACTACTCGTAGGTCAAGAATGTGTGTTGCTATCAAAACCAAGCACAGACATTTGCTGCCTAAAGGGGTAGTTTTGGACTCAAGCAGTTCTGGAGCAACTTACTTTATGGAACCCAGGGAAGCGGTTGAATTGAATAATCTCGAGGTGAGGCTATCAAATTCTGAGAAGATGGAGGAGCAAGCCATATTGAGCTTGCTTAGCGCTGAAATTTCTCAATCAAGTAGAAAGATAAAGTTTTTGTTAGATAGAGTATTGGAATTAGATCTTGTTTTTGCTAGAGCTTCTCATGCTGGATGGATGAGTGGggtctgtccaaatttcagttcAGACAGTTGCGAAGATTCCAAGCATTATTCGCTATCAGTAGATTTGGAAGGTGTACAACATCCTTTGCTGCTCGAGTCGTCATTGAAAAAATCTTTACCCTCTTCAGGACAGGACACTTTCGCAGAAAACTCTGACATAGTTTCTGGTGCATTGAGTTTTCCGGTGCCTATtgatataaaaatcaaacctGGAAAAAAGGTGGTGGTTATCTCGGGACCGAATACCGGTGGTAAAACAGCTTCTATGAAAACTCTGGGGTTGGCTTCGATAATGTCAAAAGCTGGAATGTACCTTCCTGCTCAAAACAATCCTTTGCTACCTTGGTTTGATCTTGTTCTGGCAGATATTGGTGATCATCAG ATTCTTGAAGAAGCAGATGATCTTGACCAGCGTGAAGCAGCTCTCAAAGCCAAGGAAACTCAACAGATTCGAAAGGAACTGAAAATCGTGAAGACAAGGATTGATAGTGTAGTACAACAATTTGAAAACGACTTGACAACTACAACTCCTGATCAATCCAATTCACTTTTGAAGAAATCAGAATCCTCCATAGCATCCATTATTCAAGCttatcaaatttctgaaaacttTCCTGCTGATAGAACAAGTTTCCATATCCCAGAAATTGGAGAGCAAGTCCGTGTAAAGGGTTTAGGAATCAAGTTGGCTACCGTTGTTGAAGCACCAGCTAATGATGACACGGTTCTTGTACAATATGGAAAAATCAGAGCCCGTGCAAACTTGGGCAGTATAAGTGCTCTTAAAGATGCTGATGGGGCACTGTCTTCAACTCCACGCTCAAAAAGACAG GGTCAGCAGAAAAGAAGATTACGGAGTCTGAGTCTTCTTTCGGAAAACATTAAAGTTGAGGAAACATATAGCCCTGTCGTGCAGACATCGAAGAATACCTTGGACTTACGTGGCATGCGAGCTGAGGAAGCTAAGCTCAATGTTGACATGGCCCTCAATGCTAGCGGTGTTAATTCCGTTCTCTTCATCATACATGGAATGGGCACAGGAGttttgaaggagcttgtgcttGAACTACTACGAAACCACCCCCGAGTTGCCAAATTTGAACAGGAAAATCCCATGAATTATGGGTGTACAGTTGCATACATCAAGTAA
- the LOC140883591 gene encoding uncharacterized protein isoform X1: protein MKIPHSFIIFNTLPPPRLSAASQSQPLKLADSLQAETLKILEWPSVCKQLSAFTSTPMGLHAANSADIPLGKNPFESKRLLAQTSAAVALSGPLDFSGVQDVSAVIDASVAGEMLSIGELCSVGRTLRSARSLLEQLEEISSRFDSPNRLSPLLEILQNCDFLIELEQKIGFCINCDFSVILDQASEELEIIRSERKRNMENLGSMMRRIATQIFQSGGNDRPLVTTRRSRMCVAIKTKHRHLLPKGVVLDSSSSGATYFMEPREAVELNNLEVRLSNSEKMEEQAILSLLSAEISQSSRKIKFLLDRVLELDLVFARASHAGWMSGVCPNFSSDSCEDSKHYSLSVDLEGVQHPLLLESSLKKSLPSSGQDTFAENSDIVSGALSFPVPIDIKIKPGKKVVVISGPNTGGKTASMKTLGLASIMSKAGMYLPAQNNPLLPWFDLVLADIGDHQSLEQSLSTFSGHISRICKILEVASEKTLVLLDEIGSGTDPSEGVALSASILQYLKGRVNLAVVTTHYADLTRLKEKDARFENAAMEFSLESLQPTYRILWGSMGESNALSIAKTIGFDEKIILGAQSWIKKLKPEKMQKRNSLLFQSLTEERNTLETQAKKASSLHSDIMKLYNEILEEADDLDQREAALKAKETQQIRKELKIVKTRIDSVVQQFENDLTTTTPDQSNSLLKKSESSIASIIQAYQISENFPADRTSFHIPEIGEQVRVKGLGIKLATVVEAPANDDTVLVQYGKIRARANLGSISALKDADGALSSTPRSKRQGQQKRRLRSLSLLSENIKVEETYSPVVQTSKNTLDLRGMRAEEAKLNVDMALNASGVNSVLFIIHGMGTGVLKELVLELLRNHPRVAKFEQENPMNYGCTVAYIK, encoded by the exons ATGAAAATCCCCCACAGCTTCATCATCTTCAACACACTCCCTCCGCCGCGTCTCTCCGCCGCCTCCCAGTCTCAGCCACTCAAACTCGCTGACTCCCTTCAAGCCGAGACCCTCAAAATACTCGAATGGCCTTCCGTTTGCAAGCAGCTCTCCGCGTTCACGTCCACTCCCATGGGCCTCCATGCGGCCAATTCCGCCGACATACCTTTAGGAAAAAATCCATTCGAAAGCAAGCGTCTTCTGGCCCAGACCTCTGCGGCGGTGGCACTCTCCGGGCCGTTGGATTTTTCTGGAGTGCAAGATGTGTCGGCAGTCATCGATGCATCGGTTGCCGGTGAAATGCTCTCTATCGGCGAGCTTTGTTCTGTGGGCAGGACATTAAGATCGGCGAGGTCGTTGCTCGAACAGTTGGAGGAGATTTCGTCCAGATTTGATTCCCCTAATAG GTTATCTCCATTGCTTGAAATTCTTCAAAATTGTGATTTTCTTATTGAACTGGAGCAGAAGATAGGATTTTGTATAAATTGCGACTTTTCAGTAATCCTTGACCAAGCCAGTGAAGAATTAGAAATCATTAGGTCTGAAAGGAAAAGGAACATGGAGAATCTAGGATCAATGATGAGGCGTATCGCAACTCAAATATTTCAGTCTGGTGGAAATGATAGACCGCTGGTGACTACTCGTAGGTCAAGAATGTGTGTTGCTATCAAAACCAAGCACAGACATTTGCTGCCTAAAGGGGTAGTTTTGGACTCAAGCAGTTCTGGAGCAACTTACTTTATGGAACCCAGGGAAGCGGTTGAATTGAATAATCTCGAGGTGAGGCTATCAAATTCTGAGAAGATGGAGGAGCAAGCCATATTGAGCTTGCTTAGCGCTGAAATTTCTCAATCAAGTAGAAAGATAAAGTTTTTGTTAGATAGAGTATTGGAATTAGATCTTGTTTTTGCTAGAGCTTCTCATGCTGGATGGATGAGTGGggtctgtccaaatttcagttcAGACAGTTGCGAAGATTCCAAGCATTATTCGCTATCAGTAGATTTGGAAGGTGTACAACATCCTTTGCTGCTCGAGTCGTCATTGAAAAAATCTTTACCCTCTTCAGGACAGGACACTTTCGCAGAAAACTCTGACATAGTTTCTGGTGCATTGAGTTTTCCGGTGCCTATtgatataaaaatcaaacctGGAAAAAAGGTGGTGGTTATCTCGGGACCGAATACCGGTGGTAAAACAGCTTCTATGAAAACTCTGGGGTTGGCTTCGATAATGTCAAAAGCTGGAATGTACCTTCCTGCTCAAAACAATCCTTTGCTACCTTGGTTTGATCTTGTTCTGGCAGATATTGGTGATCATCAG TCTCTAGAACAAAGCCTTTCGACCTTCAGTGGGCACATATCACGGATTTGTAAAATTTTGGAAGTGGCTTCTGAAAAAACTCTAGTCCTTCTCGATGAAATTGGAAGTGGAACTGATCCTTCTGAGGGTGTGGCTCTTTCAGCCAGCATACTGCAATATCTCAAGGGTCGAGTTAATTTAGCTGTCGTGACAACCCACTATGCAGATTTAACTCGTTTAAAAGAGAAGGATGCTCGTTTTGAGAATGCAGCAATGGAATTTTCTTTGGAATCTCTGCAGCCTACCTATCGCATTCTGTGGGGAAGCATGGGTGAATCAAATGCCTTAAGTATTGCAAAAACAATAGGCTTTGATGAGAAAATCATTTTGGGGGCACAATCATGGATAAAGAAGTTAAAACCTGAAAAGATGCAGAAACGAAATAGTTTGCTTTTTCAGTCATTGACAGAAGAAAGAAATACACTAGAAACGCAGGCTAAAAAAGCATCTTCTCTTCATTCAGACATCATGAAACTTTACAATGAG ATTCTTGAAGAAGCAGATGATCTTGACCAGCGTGAAGCAGCTCTCAAAGCCAAGGAAACTCAACAGATTCGAAAGGAACTGAAAATCGTGAAGACAAGGATTGATAGTGTAGTACAACAATTTGAAAACGACTTGACAACTACAACTCCTGATCAATCCAATTCACTTTTGAAGAAATCAGAATCCTCCATAGCATCCATTATTCAAGCttatcaaatttctgaaaacttTCCTGCTGATAGAACAAGTTTCCATATCCCAGAAATTGGAGAGCAAGTCCGTGTAAAGGGTTTAGGAATCAAGTTGGCTACCGTTGTTGAAGCACCAGCTAATGATGACACGGTTCTTGTACAATATGGAAAAATCAGAGCCCGTGCAAACTTGGGCAGTATAAGTGCTCTTAAAGATGCTGATGGGGCACTGTCTTCAACTCCACGCTCAAAAAGACAG GGTCAGCAGAAAAGAAGATTACGGAGTCTGAGTCTTCTTTCGGAAAACATTAAAGTTGAGGAAACATATAGCCCTGTCGTGCAGACATCGAAGAATACCTTGGACTTACGTGGCATGCGAGCTGAGGAAGCTAAGCTCAATGTTGACATGGCCCTCAATGCTAGCGGTGTTAATTCCGTTCTCTTCATCATACATGGAATGGGCACAGGAGttttgaaggagcttgtgcttGAACTACTACGAAACCACCCCCGAGTTGCCAAATTTGAACAGGAAAATCCCATGAATTATGGGTGTACAGTTGCATACATCAAGTAA